One genomic window of Polaromonas sp. SP1 includes the following:
- a CDS encoding carbon-nitrogen hydrolase family protein, with amino-acid sequence MKIAAIQMVSATRIEDNLEVAHQLLGQAAAQGAELAVLPEYFCIMGRKDTDKLQFQETPGQGPIQDFLSRSARELGLWIVGGTLPMATPDPARARNCSLAYAPSGECVARYDKIHLFRFAQGQEDYDERRVLEPGTQPVSFELASRDGHVYTVGMSVCYDLRFPELYRALKADVLLVPSAFTYTTGQAHWEVLLRARAIENLAYVLAAAQGGTHENGRRTWGHSMVVDPWGQILAERAEGAGVVMAEVQGANLQGVRGRLPALSHCVL; translated from the coding sequence ATGAAAATAGCAGCTATTCAAATGGTGTCGGCCACCCGGATCGAGGACAACCTGGAGGTGGCGCACCAGCTGCTCGGGCAAGCCGCGGCGCAAGGCGCGGAGCTGGCCGTGCTGCCCGAGTACTTCTGCATCATGGGCCGCAAAGACACCGACAAGCTGCAGTTCCAGGAGACGCCGGGCCAAGGGCCGATCCAGGATTTCCTGAGCCGGTCGGCGCGCGAACTGGGGCTGTGGATCGTCGGCGGCACATTGCCGATGGCCACGCCCGATCCGGCGCGTGCCCGCAATTGCTCACTGGCCTACGCGCCGTCCGGCGAATGCGTGGCACGCTACGACAAGATCCACCTGTTTCGTTTCGCGCAGGGCCAGGAAGACTACGACGAAAGGCGCGTGCTGGAGCCGGGAACGCAGCCCGTCTCTTTTGAACTCGCCTCGCGCGACGGCCATGTCTACACCGTCGGCATGAGTGTTTGCTACGACCTGCGCTTCCCTGAGCTCTACCGCGCCCTGAAGGCCGACGTGCTGCTGGTGCCCAGTGCGTTCACCTACACCACCGGCCAGGCGCACTGGGAGGTCCTGCTGCGCGCGAGGGCCATTGAAAACCTGGCCTATGTGCTGGCGGCAGCGCAGGGCGGCACCCATGAAAACGGCCGCCGCACCTGGGGCCACAGCATGGTGGTTGATCCGTGGGGCCAGATCCTCGCCGAGCGTGCCGAGGGCGCCGGGGTGGTGATGGCCGAAGTCCAGGGCGCCAACCTGCAGGGCGTGCGGGGCCGCCTGCCGGCGCTTTCGCATTGCGTTTTGTGA
- a CDS encoding nitrogen regulation protein NR(II) codes for MKFAFSRRVGRDTRRWSLWVLLVVLVLALLGILIWLAGRYESSMVQGRLEHDAGEAVTDVRSGLTRNIQTFQALQSSERTPASWHLSAAEMLREHREIMRLEWRSESLDILAFAETPYRTSVFERLGRAGMQADVSLTCTTARRLSGSAYSTSYFMPQPNGLGLEVLDMCLPIMVAGRLTGYTVATYSLQDILSELVGKQLSRGIGLSFTEADGTRLALHGVPAKGNRIYVAQQLLDLPGNTLVVRMESRLGTPALFPNVLTALVTTMSLALMAVLFLLARDMRRRLKVEHDLGEALAFRKAMEDSVLTGLRARDLQGRITYVNPAFCKMVGVEAKDLLHHSFPSPYWPPELASVYQQRQEIRLAGSNLPREGHESVFMRRDGTRFPVLIMEAPLINAVGKHTGWMSAILDVSEQRRVEELSRASQDRLQATARLAMVGEMASLLSHELNQPLAAISSYATGSLNLLQGETAGEKPAAAATVPPLSEDLQRAMRRIAEQAERAGKVIKSVHDFVRRRDQVREAVQPRDLLDAIMPLVSLQARKLGVRVVIEVDEACEPVLCDRTMVEQVLLNLSRNGMQAMHGATETAQPARGAPAQPEKVLTLRIRPAASNAQSRWVEFAVIDCGEGIPEDVAQRLFTPFFTTKEEGMGLGLSLCRTVIEQHGGFLGFEAAEPQGTIFSFTLPAALAPDAASQRD; via the coding sequence GTGAAGTTTGCCTTTTCGCGCCGTGTCGGCCGGGACACCCGCCGATGGTCGCTTTGGGTGTTGCTGGTGGTGCTGGTGCTGGCCTTGCTCGGCATACTGATCTGGCTGGCGGGCCGCTATGAATCCAGCATGGTGCAGGGTCGGCTTGAACACGATGCCGGTGAAGCCGTGACGGACGTCCGCTCGGGCCTGACGCGCAACATCCAGACATTCCAGGCGCTGCAGTCCAGCGAGCGCACGCCTGCCTCGTGGCACCTGTCGGCGGCCGAAATGCTCCGCGAGCACCGCGAAATCATGCGGCTTGAATGGCGCAGCGAGTCGCTGGACATCCTGGCCTTTGCCGAAACGCCCTACCGCACATCGGTGTTCGAGCGGCTGGGTCGGGCCGGCATGCAGGCCGATGTGAGCCTGACCTGCACCACCGCCCGGCGCCTGAGCGGCTCGGCGTACTCCACCAGCTACTTCATGCCGCAACCCAACGGCCTGGGCCTGGAGGTGCTGGACATGTGCCTGCCCATCATGGTCGCAGGGCGCCTCACCGGCTATACGGTCGCCACCTATTCCCTGCAGGACATCCTGAGCGAGCTGGTGGGCAAACAACTCTCCCGCGGCATCGGCCTGTCGTTCACCGAGGCCGACGGCACACGCCTGGCGCTGCATGGGGTGCCCGCCAAGGGCAACCGCATTTATGTCGCGCAGCAGTTGCTGGACTTGCCGGGCAACACGCTGGTCGTCAGGATGGAAAGCCGCCTCGGAACGCCGGCCTTGTTTCCCAACGTGCTGACGGCGCTGGTGACCACCATGTCCCTGGCATTGATGGCGGTGCTTTTCCTGCTTGCCCGGGACATGCGGCGCCGGCTGAAGGTGGAGCACGACCTCGGCGAGGCCCTGGCCTTTCGCAAGGCCATGGAAGACTCGGTGCTGACGGGCCTGCGCGCCCGCGACCTGCAGGGCCGCATCACCTATGTGAACCCGGCGTTCTGCAAGATGGTGGGTGTGGAAGCCAAGGACCTGCTTCACCACAGCTTCCCGTCCCCCTATTGGCCGCCTGAGCTGGCCAGCGTCTACCAGCAACGCCAGGAAATCCGCCTGGCCGGCAGCAATTTGCCGCGTGAGGGCCATGAGTCGGTGTTCATGCGGCGCGACGGAACGCGCTTTCCGGTGCTGATCATGGAAGCGCCGCTGATCAACGCCGTGGGCAAACATACCGGCTGGATGAGCGCCATCCTGGACGTGAGCGAGCAGCGCCGGGTGGAAGAACTCTCGCGCGCCAGCCAGGACCGCCTGCAGGCCACCGCCAGGCTCGCGATGGTGGGCGAGATGGCGTCGCTGCTCAGCCATGAGCTCAACCAGCCGCTGGCCGCGATCTCCAGCTATGCCACCGGCTCGCTCAACCTGCTGCAGGGCGAAACGGCCGGCGAGAAGCCCGCCGCCGCTGCCACCGTGCCCCCGCTGTCTGAAGACCTGCAACGGGCCATGCGCCGCATTGCCGAGCAGGCCGAGCGCGCCGGCAAGGTCATCAAAAGCGTGCATGACTTTGTCCGCCGGCGCGACCAGGTGCGCGAGGCCGTGCAGCCGCGCGACCTGCTGGACGCGATCATGCCGCTGGTCAGCCTGCAGGCGCGCAAGCTCGGCGTGCGCGTGGTGATCGAGGTGGACGAAGCCTGCGAACCCGTGCTGTGCGACCGCACCATGGTCGAGCAGGTGCTGCTCAACCTGTCGCGCAACGGCATGCAGGCCATGCACGGCGCGACCGAGACCGCACAACCCGCGCGCGGCGCGCCGGCGCAGCCCGAGAAGGTGCTGACGCTGCGTATCCGGCCGGCCGCCTCCAACGCGCAAAGCCGCTGGGTCGAGTTTGCCGTGATCGATTGCGGCGAGGGCATTCCCGAAGACGTCGCGCAGCGGCTTTTCACGCCCTTCTTCACCACCAAGGAAGAGGGCATGGGCCTGGGGCTCAGCCTGTGCCGCACCGTGATAGAACAGCATGGCGGTTTCCTCGGGTTTGAGGCGGCCGAGCCGCAGGGTACGATTTTCAGTTTTACCCTGCCCGCGGCCTTGGCGCCGGACGCCGCATCCCAGCGAGACTGA
- a CDS encoding response regulator transcription factor — MEPIHDATVYIVDDDASVREALAWLLRSRRLLSETFDSAEAFDARVSSQFKVQAPSCVLLDVRMAGLSGLAMFEKLIDYGLLPTLPVIFLTGHADVPTAVDAVKRGAFDFCEKPFSDNALVDRIEQALNLSAAALAQHSESTGLQARLDGLTDRERDVMRLVVGGLPNKLVADQLDISVRTVEVHRARVFDKMGVKSAVELANLLRNL, encoded by the coding sequence ATGGAACCCATTCACGATGCCACGGTCTATATCGTCGACGACGACGCCAGCGTGCGCGAGGCGCTGGCGTGGCTGCTGCGTTCGCGCCGCCTGTTGAGCGAAACCTTCGACAGCGCCGAGGCCTTCGACGCCCGGGTGTCCAGCCAGTTCAAGGTCCAGGCGCCCTCTTGCGTCCTGCTGGACGTGCGCATGGCCGGGCTCAGCGGCCTGGCCATGTTCGAGAAGCTGATCGACTACGGCCTGCTGCCCACGCTGCCGGTGATTTTTCTGACCGGCCATGCCGATGTGCCCACCGCCGTTGATGCGGTCAAGCGGGGCGCATTTGATTTTTGCGAGAAACCGTTTTCGGACAACGCCCTGGTGGACCGGATCGAGCAGGCGCTGAACCTGTCTGCGGCGGCGCTGGCCCAGCACAGCGAGTCGACCGGCCTGCAGGCCCGGCTGGACGGCCTGACCGACCGCGAGCGTGATGTGATGCGGCTGGTGGTGGGCGGGCTGCCCAACAAGCTGGTGGCGGACCAGCTGGATATCAGCGTGCGGACGGTGGAGGTGCACCGCGCGCGCGTATTTGACAAAATGGGCGTCAAGTCCGCAGTGGAGCTTGCCAACCTGCTACGAAATTTATAG
- a CDS encoding murein transglycosylase A, protein MNTSSSNAPRASSKSKAMIFPRIASGCAGRSLQAARLASIIATVLLASCASPPMPPSSPSGTPPAAGSRPGDSGPLPAPIVQGKSRWVPVRWAELPGFEEDQLFEAWNAWLKSCERPGPVFAPLCGEVRRLSIASPEEQRNWMVSRLQPYRVESAQGAADGLLTSYFEPVLKASRQPGAGYEVPLYRTPASLGSRKPWFSRQEIDTSPEARAALKGREIAWLADPVEAMSLHIQGSGRLSITEPDGAQRMIRVAYAGSNEQPFRSVTQWLLDQGEGRMTTPWVESTKAWAARNPPQRVQQMLWSNPRYTFFQEQPLSELDAAFGPKGAQGVALTPGRSIAVDPGSIPYGTPVWLASRGAAGSLQKLVLAQDTGSAIVGAVRADYFAGTGPEAGQFASRMNQPLRLWVLWPR, encoded by the coding sequence ATGAACACCAGCAGCAGCAACGCCCCGAGGGCTTCGAGCAAAAGTAAGGCCATGATATTTCCCAGGATTGCGTCAGGATGCGCCGGGCGTTCCCTGCAGGCGGCGCGGCTTGCATCGATTATCGCCACGGTGCTGCTCGCCTCCTGCGCCAGCCCGCCCATGCCCCCGTCAAGCCCTTCCGGCACGCCGCCGGCTGCGGGCAGCCGACCCGGCGACTCGGGCCCCTTGCCTGCACCCATCGTGCAGGGCAAAAGCCGCTGGGTGCCGGTCCGCTGGGCGGAGCTGCCCGGGTTTGAAGAAGACCAGCTCTTCGAAGCCTGGAATGCCTGGCTCAAAAGCTGTGAGCGGCCCGGCCCGGTGTTTGCGCCCCTGTGCGGGGAAGTGCGGCGCCTGAGCATTGCTTCGCCCGAAGAGCAGCGCAACTGGATGGTGAGCCGGCTGCAGCCCTACCGGGTCGAAAGCGCGCAGGGCGCGGCCGATGGCTTGCTGACCAGTTATTTCGAGCCCGTCCTCAAGGCCAGCCGCCAGCCCGGCGCAGGTTACGAGGTGCCGCTGTACCGCACACCCGCATCGCTGGGCAGCCGCAAGCCGTGGTTTTCACGGCAGGAAATTGATACCTCGCCCGAAGCCCGGGCCGCGCTCAAGGGTCGCGAAATCGCCTGGCTGGCCGATCCGGTCGAGGCGATGTCCCTGCACATCCAGGGCTCCGGCCGCCTCAGCATCACCGAGCCCGACGGCGCGCAGCGCATGATCCGGGTGGCTTATGCCGGCTCGAACGAGCAGCCGTTTCGCAGTGTCACCCAGTGGCTGCTGGACCAGGGCGAAGGCCGCATGACGACTCCCTGGGTCGAATCCACCAAGGCCTGGGCGGCGAGGAATCCGCCGCAGCGCGTGCAGCAGATGCTCTGGAGCAACCCGCGCTACACCTTCTTCCAGGAGCAGCCTTTGAGCGAACTGGACGCCGCATTCGGCCCCAAGGGCGCGCAGGGCGTGGCGCTCACGCCAGGGCGTTCCATCGCGGTGGATCCAGGCAGCATCCCCTACGGCACGCCGGTGTGGCTGGCCTCGCGCGGCGCTGCGGGCAGCCTGCAGAAACTGGTGCTGGCGCAAGATACGGGCAGTGCCATCGTGGGTGCTGTGCGGGCCGACTACTTTGCGGGGACCGGGCCGGAGGCCGGCCAGTTTGCCTCGCGCATGAACCAGCCGCTCAGGCTGTGGGTGCTTTGGCCCCGGTAA
- a CDS encoding Lrp/AsnC family transcriptional regulator has product METLDKFDIAILNELQRDARLTNTELASRVGLSAAPCWRRVRALEESGFITGYRAEINRHKIGLGVLAFVRLDADRNSGDATRQLEEAIKKLPEIVSCHYISGTGTFELQVVAQDLEAFSKFALQNLINLPNVKDLHTSFSLGEVKASSALPLGHLA; this is encoded by the coding sequence ATGGAAACATTAGACAAGTTTGACATCGCAATCCTGAATGAGTTGCAACGGGACGCACGCTTGACGAACACGGAACTGGCCTCCCGCGTGGGGCTGTCGGCCGCACCCTGCTGGCGGCGGGTGCGGGCGCTGGAAGAATCGGGCTTTATCACCGGCTACCGCGCCGAAATCAACCGCCACAAGATCGGGCTGGGCGTGCTGGCCTTTGTGCGGCTGGACGCCGACCGCAACAGCGGCGACGCCACGCGCCAGCTGGAAGAAGCCATCAAGAAGCTGCCCGAAATCGTGTCTTGCCACTACATCAGCGGCACCGGCACGTTTGAGTTGCAGGTGGTGGCACAAGACCTGGAGGCCTTCAGCAAGTTTGCGCTGCAAAACCTGATCAACCTGCCCAATGTGAAAGACCTGCACACCAGTTTTTCCCTGGGCGAGGTCAAAGCCAGCAGCGCCTTGCCGCTGGGGCACCTGGCGTGA
- a CDS encoding indolepyruvate ferredoxin oxidoreductase family protein has translation MNAPLPEHIRKALETVTLDDKYSLDHGRAFMSGVQALVRLPMLQRTRDAIEGLNTAGFVSGYRGSPLGGYDQALWAAKKHLAAQNIVFQPGVNEELGATAVWGTQQLDLNPQSKKFDGVFGIWYGKGPGVDRCSDVFKHANMAGTAKHGGVIAIAGDDHVSKSSTAAHQSDHIFKACGLPVFFPSNVQDILDMGLHAFAMSRFSGVWSGMKTIQEVVESSSSVLVDPDRVKIIIPEDFEMPPGGLHIRWPDPPLEQEARLMDYKWYAALAYIRANKLNYNVIAGPKDRFGLIASGKAFNDTRQALADLGLDEDTCHQLGIRLHKVNVVWPLEATITRDFAEGLQEILVVEEKRQVIEYQLKEELYNWRADVRPNVLGKFDEPEGDQSGGEWGRSNPSDNWLLRAKADLTPAIIAKAIAKRLKKLGVPADIISRMDERLAVIEGRERALAQGKSDTGERAPWFCSGCPHNTSTRVPEGSRAVAGIGCHYMATWMDRSTSTFTQMGGEGVTWVGQAAFTTDEHIFANLGDGTYFHSGLLAIRQAIASGVNITYKILYNDAVAMTGGQQVGERPEGHSVLQIMQSLRAEGVTKLVIVTDEPQKYDGAPLLDGVTVHHRDELDRIQREFRELKGTTAIIYDQTCATEKRRRRKRGTMADPEKRVVINELVCEGCGDCSVQSNCLSVEPLETEFGRKRRINQNTCNKDYSCVKGFCPSFVTVEGGQLKKPKKDKKGAPSSLFAIPEPVLPVAENAWGIVVGGVGGTGVITIGQLLGMAAHIEGKGVVTQDAGGLAQKGGATWSHIQIANRPEAIYTTKVDTAKADLVIGCDPIVAASKYTLTVMQPGRTYVAMNSHGTPTAAFVTNPAWQFPGGNCETAVTSAVGADLLGSFDAEQVAVQLVGDSIYTNPLMLGFAWQKGRVPLSHAALMRAIELNGVQVDNNKAAFEWGRRCAHDLAAVQALFKAAQVIEFVKRPSLADMLAKRVDFLTAYQNAAYAQTYQAFVEKVRAAEAPLGKTLLTEAVARYLFKLMAYKDEYEVARLHTDTGFLDKVNGMFEGDFKLNYHLAPPMIASTNDKGELQKQQFGPWMLGAFKVLARLKGLRGTPLDVFGRTEERRTERALIGEYRASVEEALAGLSAENHAVAVEIARIPEMIKGYGHVKARHLAAARPQWAALMASFRQPNAAGQRQAA, from the coding sequence ATGAACGCGCCCCTACCTGAACATATCCGCAAGGCCCTGGAAACCGTCACCTTAGACGACAAGTACAGCCTCGATCACGGCCGCGCCTTCATGAGCGGCGTCCAGGCGCTGGTTCGCCTGCCCATGCTGCAGCGCACGCGTGATGCCATCGAGGGCCTGAACACGGCGGGTTTTGTCAGCGGCTACCGCGGCTCGCCGCTGGGTGGTTATGACCAGGCGCTGTGGGCCGCCAAAAAGCATCTGGCCGCGCAAAACATCGTGTTCCAGCCGGGCGTCAATGAAGAGCTGGGCGCCACCGCCGTGTGGGGCACGCAGCAGCTCGACCTGAACCCGCAAAGCAAAAAATTCGACGGCGTATTCGGCATCTGGTACGGCAAAGGTCCGGGCGTGGACCGCTGCTCCGACGTCTTCAAGCACGCCAACATGGCGGGCACGGCCAAACACGGCGGCGTGATTGCGATTGCCGGCGACGACCATGTCTCCAAGAGCTCCACCGCCGCCCACCAGAGCGACCACATCTTCAAGGCCTGCGGCCTGCCGGTGTTCTTTCCGTCCAATGTGCAGGACATCCTGGACATGGGGCTGCATGCGTTTGCCATGAGCCGCTTTTCCGGCGTCTGGTCGGGCATGAAAACCATCCAGGAAGTCGTCGAGTCTTCGAGCTCCGTCCTGGTGGATCCGGACCGCGTGAAGATCATCATCCCTGAAGACTTCGAGATGCCGCCCGGCGGCCTGCATATCCGCTGGCCCGATCCCCCGCTGGAGCAGGAAGCCCGGCTGATGGATTACAAGTGGTACGCGGCGCTCGCGTACATCCGCGCCAACAAGCTCAACTACAACGTCATCGCCGGCCCCAAAGACCGTTTCGGCCTGATCGCCAGCGGCAAGGCCTTCAACGACACGCGCCAGGCGCTGGCCGACCTGGGCCTGGATGAAGACACCTGCCACCAGCTGGGCATACGCCTGCACAAGGTCAACGTGGTGTGGCCGCTGGAAGCGACGATTACGCGCGACTTCGCCGAAGGCCTGCAGGAGATCCTGGTGGTCGAGGAAAAACGCCAGGTCATCGAGTACCAGCTCAAGGAAGAGCTGTACAACTGGCGCGCCGACGTGCGCCCCAATGTGCTGGGCAAGTTCGACGAACCCGAAGGCGACCAGTCGGGCGGCGAATGGGGCCGCTCCAACCCGAGCGACAACTGGCTGCTGCGCGCCAAGGCCGACCTGACCCCGGCCATCATCGCCAAGGCGATTGCCAAGCGCCTGAAAAAACTGGGCGTGCCCGCCGACATCATCTCCCGCATGGACGAGCGCCTGGCCGTTATCGAAGGGCGTGAACGCGCGCTGGCCCAAGGTAAATCAGACACCGGTGAACGCGCGCCGTGGTTTTGCAGCGGCTGCCCGCACAACACCAGCACACGTGTGCCCGAAGGCTCACGCGCCGTGGCTGGCATCGGCTGCCACTACATGGCGACCTGGATGGACCGCTCCACCTCGACCTTCACCCAGATGGGCGGTGAAGGCGTGACCTGGGTGGGCCAGGCGGCTTTTACGACCGACGAGCACATCTTTGCCAACCTGGGCGACGGCACTTACTTCCACAGCGGGCTGCTGGCGATCCGTCAGGCCATCGCCTCGGGCGTGAACATCACCTACAAGATTCTCTACAACGACGCGGTCGCCATGACCGGCGGCCAGCAGGTCGGCGAGCGGCCGGAAGGCCATTCGGTGCTGCAGATCATGCAAAGCCTGCGCGCCGAGGGCGTGACCAAGCTGGTCATCGTGACCGACGAGCCGCAAAAATATGACGGCGCGCCGCTGCTGGACGGCGTGACGGTGCATCACCGCGACGAGCTGGACCGCATCCAGCGCGAGTTCCGCGAGCTCAAGGGCACGACCGCCATCATTTACGACCAGACCTGTGCGACGGAAAAGCGCCGGCGCCGCAAACGCGGCACCATGGCCGACCCGGAAAAACGCGTGGTCATCAACGAGCTGGTGTGCGAGGGCTGCGGTGATTGTTCGGTGCAGTCGAACTGCCTGTCGGTCGAGCCGCTGGAGACCGAATTCGGCCGCAAGCGCCGCATCAACCAGAACACCTGCAACAAGGATTACTCTTGCGTGAAGGGCTTTTGCCCCAGCTTTGTCACGGTTGAAGGCGGGCAGCTGAAGAAGCCCAAAAAAGACAAAAAGGGCGCGCCCAGCAGCCTGTTCGCCATTCCCGAGCCCGTGTTGCCGGTGGCTGAAAACGCCTGGGGCATTGTGGTCGGCGGCGTGGGCGGCACCGGCGTCATCACCATCGGCCAGTTGCTGGGCATGGCGGCCCACATTGAAGGCAAGGGCGTGGTTACGCAAGACGCCGGCGGCCTGGCGCAAAAAGGCGGCGCGACCTGGAGCCATATCCAGATCGCCAACCGGCCCGAAGCCATCTACACGACCAAGGTCGACACCGCCAAGGCCGACCTGGTGATCGGCTGCGACCCGATTGTGGCGGCCAGCAAGTACACGCTGACCGTGATGCAGCCGGGCCGCACCTATGTGGCGATGAACTCGCACGGCACGCCGACGGCGGCCTTTGTGACCAACCCGGCCTGGCAGTTCCCCGGCGGCAATTGCGAGACGGCCGTGACTTCCGCAGTGGGCGCTGACTTGCTCGGCAGCTTTGATGCGGAGCAGGTAGCGGTGCAGCTCGTGGGTGACTCGATCTACACCAACCCGCTGATGCTGGGCTTTGCCTGGCAAAAAGGCCGGGTGCCGCTGTCGCACGCCGCGCTGATGCGGGCGATTGAGCTCAACGGCGTGCAGGTCGACAACAACAAGGCGGCTTTTGAGTGGGGCCGGCGCTGCGCGCACGACCTGGCTGCGGTGCAGGCCTTGTTCAAGGCGGCCCAGGTGATCGAGTTTGTGAAGCGCCCCTCGCTGGCCGATATGCTGGCCAAGCGGGTCGACTTCCTGACGGCTTACCAGAATGCGGCTTACGCGCAGACCTACCAGGCCTTTGTCGAGAAGGTGCGCGCGGCAGAGGCGCCGCTGGGCAAGACGCTGCTGACCGAGGCGGTGGCCCGTTACCTCTTCAAACTCATGGCCTACAAGGATGAGTACGAAGTGGCGCGCCTGCACACCGACACCGGCTTCCTGGACAAGGTCAACGGTATGTTTGAGGGCGACTTCAAGCTCAATTACCACCTCGCGCCGCCCATGATTGCGTCCACCAACGACAAGGGCGAGCTGCAAAAGCAGCAATTCGGCCCCTGGATGCTGGGTGCGTTCAAGGTGCTGGCCCGCCTGAAGGGCCTGCGCGGCACGCCGCTGGACGTTTTCGGCCGCACCGAAGAGCGCCGCACGGAACGGGCGCTGATCGGGGAATACCGGGCCAGCGTGGAAGAGGCGCTGGCGGGCCTGAGCGCTGAAAACCATGCCGTGGCGGTCGAAATCGCCCGGATTCCGGAAATGATCAAGGGTTATGGCCACGTCAAGGCGCGCCACTTGGCCGCTGCACGGCCCCAGTGGGCGGCGCTGATGGCGTCGTTCCGCCAGCCCAACGCGGCCGGCCAGCGGCAGGCCGCCTAA
- the yajC gene encoding preprotein translocase subunit YajC: protein MFISSAFAQTAPAAAAGGDMMSSLTGMLPLVLMFVVLYFVMIRPQMKKQKEHRAMIDALAKGDEVATAGGLLGKVTKLGDVYLTLELAPGVEVQLQRSAIIQVLPKGAISPAK, encoded by the coding sequence GTGTTCATTTCTTCTGCCTTTGCCCAAACCGCTCCTGCCGCTGCTGCCGGCGGCGACATGATGTCATCGCTCACGGGCATGCTGCCCCTGGTGCTGATGTTTGTGGTGCTGTATTTCGTAATGATCCGCCCGCAGATGAAAAAGCAGAAAGAACACCGCGCCATGATCGACGCCCTGGCCAAGGGCGATGAAGTCGCCACCGCCGGCGGCCTGCTGGGCAAGGTCACCAAGCTGGGCGACGTCTACCTGACGCTCGAACTCGCTCCCGGTGTTGAAGTGCAGCTGCAGCGCAGCGCCATCATCCAGGTCCTGCCCAAGGGCGCGATCAGCCCCGCCAAGTAA